One Drosophila willistoni isolate 14030-0811.24 chromosome 2R unlocalized genomic scaffold, UCI_dwil_1.1 Seg167, whole genome shotgun sequence DNA segment encodes these proteins:
- the LOC6645173 gene encoding uncharacterized protein LOC6645173: MATTALADFREIECVRWFRGLSVEQIRACDRLLNALRDDTEQGTTYRVRFCFSQLGLHPPVPSKRLEAIMKISHCNDLAFLWFIWEAEYKQPRNKGSSMNSMDVDNEFFTVNEQLLFSAMAHLDMAATLRALDRILPPPAHSKKKFNHEQNNHVYLGEKEFRNQTYGKSQPYLSPYFAPLVRPKQFVPMRKLVPEFEKLEFPEYSHYKDPMYEIPNEKSRWFSQYELSPGKRIIKKLLTQELDRLFFDGDSVSSEPDNALCNTHRSMEGEMALKKKELTDEALHKCLAQLDVVGSEKQARRKRIIESLEKEIQCAADKMHQFSRRQFTQLTMLRSDGINSDCRLCQYLVSSPPPKRGRKADLSVLMHGYIDQIDHLLPSKEEDTPYVKVLELRGERKSRSCCDKTDCTMVETETLGRNPGKSSQTSLINRSLAGGGKATKADHRKKRKTIKKASLATKKPTTNFKNLQDLIPACGLWKKCTYQNCHNDHPQESYTTNCKSGIQLDYFKIFDPPELPPLSPQEMDCDLGEFRIDIEDKQPLIERYCVDALNKTLNDEDDEHQKWESTQSSENPKYPLSVLNAIDRCAINMFKQEKAIRDRMQETEVKVTEVNSENLLHITNIDPDNRNEMVELLKSALKILQRDPRYVLATFSNAHKLPILVDWVANRYGKTYNRREMEQIVNSSFSVCEQLDRMRRNPLGKLIRTDIRGVVSYDGHARIMHKAHCMKMNYNRQLNDNELEHSRLIWLALHGYSHLSGYIGDTFFAYMPSRDMDLRRHNVWKSSDYRDMVETRVRLRHQK, translated from the coding sequence ATGGCGACAACTGCTTTAGCTGATTTTAGAGAAATTGAGTGTGTTCGTTGGTTTCGCGGCTTGTCCGTAGAGCAGATTAGAGCCTGTGATAGATTACTTAATGCCCTAAGAGATGACACGGAACAGGGAACGACATATCGGGTGCGTTTCTGTTTCAGTCAGCTTGGTCTCCATCCACCGGTGCCATCAAAGCGGCTAGAGGCAATTATGAAAATAAGCCATTGCAATGACCTGGCCTTCTTGTGGTTCATCTGGGAGGCGGAGTACAAGCAGCCGCGGAACAAGGGCAGCTCGATGAACTCTATGGATGTCGACAATGAGTTCTTCACAGTCAATGAGCAGCTGTTGTTCTCGGCAATGGCCCATCTGGATATGGCGGCCACGTTAAGGGCATTGGATCGTATATTGCCGCCGCCTGCACACTCGAAGAAGAAATTCAACCATGAGCAAAACAATCATGTGTATCTTGGAGAGAAGGAATTTCGCAATCAGACTTATGGGAAATCCCAGCCGTACCTATCGCCTTACTTTGCTCCACTTGTGCGACCAAAACAATTTGTGCCCATGAGGAAGTTGGTGCcagaatttgaaaaacttgaattTCCCGAATATAGCCATTATAAGGATCCCATGTATGAGATACCCAACGAAAAGTCACGATGGTTCTCACAATACGAACTGTCGCCGGGCAAGCgaataatcaaaaaattacTCACCCAAGAACTGGATCGTCTGTTTTTCGATGGCGATTCCGTCTCCTCGGAGCCAGACAATGCCCTTTGTAATACACATAGATCAATGGAAGGGGAAATGGCTCTAAAGAAAAAGGAGTTAACCGACGAAGCATTGCACAAGTGTCTGGCTCAATTGGATGTGGTTGGATCTGAGAAGCAAGCGAGACGAAAACGTATCATCGAGTCCTTGGAAAAGGAGATCCAATGTGCAGCAGACAAAATGCATCAATTCTCACGTCGCCAGTTTACACAATTGACAATGCTTCGCAGTGATGGAATAAATTCAGATTGCCGACTCTGTCAATATTTGGTATCGTCACCCCCGCCCAAAAGAGGACGCAAGGCAGATCTGTCTGTTCTAATGCACGGATACATTGACCAGATTGACCACCTCCTGCCGTCAAAAGAAGAGGACACACCTTATGTGAAAGTTCTTGAGCTACGTGGTGAACGAAAATCTCGCAGTTGCTGTGACAAAACAGATTGTACAATGGTCGAGACAGAGACTTTGGGGAGGAATCCAGGGAAGAGCAGTCAAACTAGCTTAATTAACAGAAGTCTTGCTGGCGGTGGTAAGGCAACAAAAGCTGATCATCGAAAGAAGCGAAAGACTATTAAAAAGGCTTCGTTAGCtaccaaaaaaccaacaactaATTTTAAGAATCTACAAGATCTAATACCAGCTTGCGGTCTTTGGAAGAAATGTACCTATCAAAATTGTCACAATGATCATCCGCAAGAGAGTTATACTACCAACTGCAAAAGCGGTATACAATTGGATTATTTCAAAATCTTCGATCCACCAGAGTTGCCACCATTGTCACCTCAGGAAATGGACTGCGATCTGGGTGAGTTCCGCATAGATATTGAGGATAAACAGCCCTTAATCGAAAGATATTGTGTGGATGCCCTCAATAAGACATTGAACGATGAGGACGACGAGCATCAGAAATGGGAGAGTACACAGTCTTCGGAGAATCCTAAGTATCCTCTATCCGTACTTAATGCCATTGATAGGTGTGCAATTAATATGTTTAAACAGGAGAAGGCAATCAGGGATAGGATGCAAGAAACCGAAGTGAAAGTGACGGAAGTCAACTCTGAGAATTTGCTGCACATTACAAATATCGATCCTGATAATAGAAATGAAATGGTTGAACTACTCAAGTCAGCCCTAAAGATCCTACAGCGTGATCCTCGATATGTTTTGGCCACGTTTTCGAATGCCCACAAATTGCCAATACTGGTTGATTGGGTAGCCAATCGTTATGGCAAGACTTACAATCGCCGGGAAATGGAGCAAATAGTCAACTCGTCGTTCTCTGTCTGTGAACAACTCGATCGGATGAGACGTAATCCATTGGGAAAACTAATACGCACCGATATCCGTGGAGTGGTCAGCTATGACGGCCACGCACGAATTATGCACAAGGCCCACTGCatgaaaatgaattataaTCGACAACTCAATGACAACGAGCTAGAGCACTCACGTCTCATTTGGTTGGCTCTCCATGGGTATTCGCATTTATCTGGCTACATCGGGGACACTTTCTTTGCCTATATGCCATCTCGTGACATGGACCTGAGGCGTCACAATGTTTGGAAGAGTTCGGATTACCGTGACATGGTTGAAACTCGAGTAAGATTACGACACCAGAAGTAA
- the LOC26529009 gene encoding uncharacterized protein LOC26529009, which translates to MPQTLQHLRLTGKSLDDIHPNVMPIPEQLVEDTYFRIDRQEILQISTIKSLRSLSCVFDNLYNIFVLDQLPHLEILTIKVSTFLEKAEIEALKMLFIGLATKPEQTLKRLDISGLTIDLPLSNEMAKIQSLQKLGCKFLNPESIEPLSKLYQLHTLEIKSTHDFNSFSQAILQILTLTNSGSFKIEFELLYSSIFYRNDLKKIELQLDPETDATTFAALGDWEIYLKLNIVKECKAGSLLSLFETLSKRKNHKLTHLYIKDMPINYKETLLISEIKSLQEIGCSFSDPRSIKLLHRLTALELIILKDRILAIDIVSFLNSFQQQEIMIEHGNRKIIYNKSRGSLNLKNNSLDGKVHDYSDYACLGKLDHLKTLRIAGKNNSFSLQKLLKNIALRANLSELIIEKEDFNEFTTGKSNVVENIQVATPAITPDEVMEIVKIRPLKTLKCGFSKSQNIELLAELKELKNLTITRHQAGSLQSLFEKIAMQTSTALEFLSIEENALTLNELRPLAGIKTLKRLEVNSISTENQDGLPTFVHLKELIIRSHHGETLFIEPEPSFDSVLESIIIMGDPLGVQDVIALAQYKSLRKLQVNLQQFMRIDLLSSLCKLEVLNIQLLGSETHSSGSMIPKYPSNLRKLNLQSVDCIVDEAAIEPLALLEQLETLSITLPKNTSLVALLQALAQKSILKHLIINRKLLDSDEELNLKEITSLNSVQCGFLNDAFFYDLQNLINLKSVTVTSHHDFINISEPLLNFLKYCTRFDSIDLPNCNGEFDENFLMKAKSILEKIRCPITQKPLELRMGSPTNFDQ; encoded by the coding sequence ATGCCACAAACCCTTCAACATTTGCGTTTGACGGGTAAAAGTTTGGATGATATACACCCCAATGTGATGCCGATACCGGAACAGCTGGTAGAAGACACATATTTCCGAATAGATCGCCAAGAGATTTTACAGATTTCAACAATTAAATCTCTTCGAAGCTTGAGCTGTGTTTTTGACAATCTGTATAACATATTTGTTCTGGATCAATTGCCCCATTTGGAAATTTTGACCATAAAAGTGTCAACCTTTTTGGAAAAAGCTGAGATAGAGGCATTGAAAATGCTATTCATCGGCCTAGCCACAAAACCCGAGCAAACACTTAAACGTTTGGATATTTCGGGATTAACTATTGACTTGCCTCTATCAaatgaaatggcaaaaattCAATCATTGCAAAAACTAGGCTGCAAGTTCTTGAACCCCGAAAGCATTGAACCTCTCTCCAAACTTTATCAACTTCATACTCTGGAAATTAAATCCACACATGACTTTAACAGTTTTTCTCAAGCAATTCTACAAATTTTAACATTAACCAATTCTGGTTCGTTTAAAATAGAATTTGAGTTACTATACAGCTCCATATTTTACCGGAATGacttgaaaaaaattgaactaCAACTGGATCCAGAAACGGATGCAACGACGTTCGCTGCTTTGGGAGATTGGGAAATCTACTTGAAACTTAACATAGTAAAAGAGTGCAAAGCAGGTTCCTTGCTATCATTATTTGAAACActttccaaaagaaaaaaccacaAGCTCACGCACTTATATATTAAGGATATGCCAATCAACTATAAAGAGACTCTTTTAATTAGCGAGATAAAAAGCCTCCAGGAAATTGGCTGTTCATTCTCAGATCCCAGAAGTATTAAACTCTTGCATCGCCTCACCGCTTTAGAATTAATTATCTTAAAAGATAGAATATTAGCCATCGATATAGTGAGTTTTTTAAACAGTTTTCAACAGCAAGAGATAATGATTGAACACGGAAATCGAAAAATAATCTATAACAAATCTCGAGGATCGCTAAATCTAAAAAACAACTCCCTCGATGGTAAAGTTCATGATTATAGCGATTATGCCTGCCTTGGAAAGTTGGATCATTTGAAGACTCTTCGTATAGCTGGCAAAAATAATAGTTTTTCTTTGCAGAAATTACTCAAAAATATAGCTTTACGTGCCAATCTCTCTGAATTGATaatagaaaaagaagacttCAATGAATTTACAACAGGTAAATCAAACGTTGTAGAAAATATTCAAGTTGCAACTCCTGCAATAACTCCAGATGAGGTGATGGAGATCGTCAAAATAAGGCCactaaaaacattaaaatgtGGCTTTTCCAAAAGCCAAAATATTGAGTTGTTAGCGGAACTAAAAGAACTTAAAAATCTCACTATAACAAGACATCAGGCAGGATCCTTACAAAgtctttttgaaaaaattgcaATGCAAACTTCAACAGCTCTTGAATTTCTAAGCATAGAAGAAAATGCTCTTACCCTAAATGAGTTGCGACCACTTGCGGgtataaaaacattaaaacgATTAGAAGTTAATTCAATTAGTACTGAAAACCAGGACGGGCTACCAACGTTCGTTCATCTGAAGGAACTCATCATAAGATCCCATCATGGTGAAACACTTTTTATCGAACCTGAACCTAGTTTCGATTCAGTTTTAGAGAGCATCATCATTATGGGAGACCCTTTGGGGGTTCAAGATGTTATTGCACTAGCACAGTATAAATCATTAAGAAAACTGCAAGTCAATCTCCAACAATTTATGAGAATCGATCTCTTGTCTTCCCTGTGCAAGCTGGAAGTTCTTAACATTCAGCTATTAGGAAGTGAGACGCATTCCAGTGGCTCAATGATACCAAAATATCCGTCAAACCTTCGAAAATTGAATCTTCAATCTGTTGATTGTATCGTCGACGAAGCAGCAATTGAACCTTTGGCACTACTTGAACAACTTGAGACATTGAGTATAACACTCCCGAAAAACACATCTTTAGTGGCACTGCTACAGGCCCTAGCACAGAAATCAATACTTAAACATCTGATTATAAATAGAAAATTATTAGATTCAGACGAAGAGTTAAACCTAAAAGAAATCACATCATTGAACTCAGTTCAGTGTGGATTTTTAAACGATGCTTTTTTTTATGATCTACAAAATCTTATAAATCTTAAAAGTGTAACGGTAACTTCACACCatgattttattaatatttcggAACCACTATTGAACTTCTTAAAATATTGCACAAGATTCGATTCCATCGACCTACCCAATTGCAATGGAGAATTTGACGAAAATTTCTTAATGAAGGCGAAATCAATACTCGAAAAAATCAGATGTCCGATCACACAAAAGCCCTTAGAACTTAGAATGGGTTCTCCTACGAATTTTGACCAGTAA
- the LOC6645174 gene encoding protein obstructor-E, with protein MTTNTMALFKICIFALAVGTTLAQHAFRVGAGHPSSQRHLPPRTRDPVGEAAVIPKRKQSQEYEPTKQCPEANGFYPDSEQCDKYYACLDGVHTERLCADGMVFNDYTPIEEKCDLPYNIDCTKRSKLQTPQSSLHCPRKNGYFGHEKPGICDKFYFCVDGKFNMITCPAGLVFNPKTGICTWPDEVGVTGCKSEDIFEFECPKVNESIAVTHPRYADPDDCQFFYVCVNGDLPRRNGCKLGQVFDEEKKLCDWARKVPDCADWYKDRLTDAELDELENPKPKTTTTKKPPRVRGPSRRKPKPKVVEEVEDTEE; from the exons ATGACTACAAATACAATGGCgctttttaaaatttgcatatttgccTTAGCAGTGG GAACCACATTAGCCCAGCACGCATTTCGAGTTGGAGCCGGTCATCCGTCTTCCCAACGCCATTTGCCCCCACGCACGCGTGATCCTGTGGGAGAGGCAGCTGTCATACCCAAACGCAAACAGTCACAGGAATATGAGCCCACCAAGCAGTGTCCAGAGGCGAACGGGTTCTATCCGGATAGTGAGCAATGTGATAAATATTATGCGTGCCT AGATGGTGTTCACACTGAGCGCCTTTGTGCCGATGGCATGGTCTTCAATGATTACACACCCATCGAGGAGAAATGTGATTTGCCATACAATATAGACTGCACCAAGAGATCGAAATTAC AGACACCACAGTCTTCTCTCCATTGCCCACGCAAGAATGGTTACTTTGGCCACGAGAAGCCTGGCATTTGCGATAAGTTTTATTTCTGCGTCGATGGTAAGTTCAATATGATAACCTGTCCCGCTGGCTTGGTGTTCAATCCCAAGACTGGCATCTGCACATGGCCCGATGAAGTGGGTGTCACTGGCTGCAAATCGGAGGATATATTTGAGTTTGAGTGCCCTAAGGTGAATGAGAGTATTGCTGTAACCCATCCCCGGTATGCCGATCCCGATGATTGTCAGTTCTTCTATGTGTGCGTCAATGGGGACTTGCCTCGTCGTAATGGCTGCAAATTGGGTCAAGTGTTTGATGAAGAGAAGAAGCTTTGCGACTGGGCACGTAAAGTACCAGATTG TGCTGACTGGTACAAAGATCGTTTGACTGATGCCGAGTTGGATGAATTGGAAAATCCCAAGCCAAAGACGACCACCACCAAGAAGCCACCTCGTGTACGAGGACCCTCTAGGCGTAAGCCTAAGCCAAAAGTAGTGGAGGAAGTAGAGGATACAGAAGAATAA